TTGGTATTGCCGGCAACGGGGAACATACTCACGTTGGCATTGCGGCAAAACTAAAATCAGGTAAAATTATTAACCTGTTCTCGCCTGCCGATATGTCCAAGTATTTTCTGAGTGCGATTGGTTATGGAGCAATCATGGGCCTCCTCAAAAACTACGAGGTTGTGAATCCGTTCATTTCTTCCACCAATGACTCTCTCAACCGGTTGAAACCCGGCTTTGAAGCGCCGGTATGCATCGTAACTTCTCTTGGTCACGATCCGGCAGTTCCTTCCCGCAACCGCACCATTCTCGCCGGTCTGGTTCGTGATGTCGCTAGTCCTCTTGCCACCCGTTTCGAAGTTCGCGCCCCCAATCCTTATACCAATACTTATATTGCTTTGACAACAATTTACTTAAGTATGTTCGATGGAATTAAGGCTTGCATTGAAGCTGGCAAGTCCGTTGAGGAACTTGACGCTGAACTGTCCAAAGATGCTGGAACAGCAGGCTTCTATCTTGAAAAAGACCGCGCTTATCGCAGTGAGCATGACGTATTTGAGGATTATACGGCTGAAACAAGGGACCGCCTGTTTAGCAAGCCGCCGGCAACTGTTTGGGAAAACATGAATAATCTAAAAAAATATCCGGAAAAAGTAAAAGTCATTACTGCCGGCAATGTATTGCGGCCTGAACTGGTAGAAGCTTTTGTGGCCGGTGCTTTGATCCGCTGGAAAACCGAGCTATTAAACCGCATTATTCCTGAGAATCTGTCAATTGTTACCGATGCATGTCGTCTCCATGATACGGAAGCAACTGATTTGGATCTTCATAATTGGGAAAAAATCAACTCTCTCAGAGTATACTTGGCCAAAGACAGCGTTGCCCAAAAGAGTATTTTCACTCAAATCAGAGACGCTATATCCACGGGGGACTTCGATACTGCTTCCAAACTGCAGATAGAAATGACCGACAAAATTGATGAACTCAAAGCCCTTTACTTACAATACAGGAAAAACATGATCCATATTTGTAACTGAGTCTAACACCCCAATCGCAGTTGAGGTCGTAGACTGTAGATAAACCCGCTTTTATTGCCTCATGGCTTGAAAACGGGTTTTATTACATTGTTAAGCTGAGACAAGGAATTTCGTAATTTTTATGGAATATAAATTATAAAGCTATATTTTAGAATAAGTCGGGGGAGGTATATACCGTTATGGAAAAAAACACGTGCGATAGCAACCGTTTGTTTAGTGATTTAGAAGGTCTAAGAATCAGTATGGATATTGAAGCCCGCGGCCGGGACTTTTACAAGCAGGCGTATGAAAGAGCGGAAAAAAAAGAGCATAAAGAGCTGTTTTTGCTGCTTATGAATGATGAAATTCACCATTTGGAAAAATTCACTCGTTTATATAATCAATTTAAAGAAAATAAAGCCGCATATAATGATGAGTATTTGTTTGACGCTGACATTTCCCGGTATCTAACCGTTTTGGCTGAAGCTCACATATTTCCGCAAGACAAATCTAAAAATGTGCTGCCGGAACTGAAAAGTATGGCCGACATTCTGAAATCGGCCATACAAGATGAAAAGGATTCCATTTTATTTTATGATGCCCTGTCAAAATGTGCGAAATTTGAAGAAGCGAAACAAGTTTTTAATGTCTTAAAGGCAGAAGAACAGACTCACGTCGTGAAACTCCGGGAAATGTTTGATGGCTGGGCTTAAACAACTTTTCTCCCATATTTATCGCAATGATTATTTCGATCTTGTTTTAAATAGCGCGTTACGGCGCTATTTTTTTTTGAAAAATTTTGTAGTAAAAAATCAATCTAGCAGGATTTTTTGTAATCTATATAAAATCTAAAAAAGATTTACATTAGGGACTATTTTCTTTTGGTTAAATGTGGTATTTTTAAAATATACTTATTCTTTAACCAAAGGAGCAGGGTTACACATGGAATCCTTAGATAATCGTCTAATTGCAGTAAATCATGCAATGAAGAATTGTAAAAACCGACGCCTGTTTGAGCGCTACCAAACCATAAAACTTTACTTGGAAGGTTATGATGTTCCTCAGATCGCCAAAATCACCGGTCGTTGTTTGAAAACAGTCTACAATTTTCTCAACGCCTATCAGACCGGTGGCCTTAAGGCCCTTGCAATGAACTTCTCTCCTGGCAGACCCTCTTTTCTTACCAAGGAACAAAAACAAGAAATTCTTGATGTCCTGATCCATAAAAGACCCGAGGATGTAGGTTTTCCGGCAGAGATGAACTGGACAGGACCCATCCTTAGAGAATGGATAATTCGCACCTTTAATGTAGAATATTCTCGAAGTGGAACCAATGTATTATTGCACGAACTGGGCTTTACCTGTACTCGTCCAACCTATACTCTTGCTCATGCTGACCCAATTCAACAAGAAGAATTCAAAAAAAATGGGAAACCCTGAGAGCCGATCTTTTGCATGACAAAGTTGATCGTATTTTGTTTCAGGATGAATCTATGATTCGGGATTATCAGGCTATCGCCCGTACTTGGTTTCCAAAAGGGCAGCAACGCATTATCCCAACTTACGGTAAGCATCAAGGTATTAAACTTTTAGGCACGCTTGACTATGAAAGCGGCGAAATCTTTGTAATCGAAAGTGACCGTTATGATGCCGAGGTCTTTTTGTCCTTTCTACAGCAGATCCTTTTGAAGTATCCAGGGGAAAGAATTGTAATCATTCTCGATAATGCCAGAATTCATCATGCCAATCTCTTACAGCCATTCTTAAAGAGTAACAAGGATCGTCTTACCCTTGTTTTTTTGCCGCCTTACAGTCCCAATCTTAATCTAATTGAAGAATTCTGGGGCTGGCTCAAGCATTCTTGTATCTACAACGTTTTTTATCACTCAACCAATGAAATTCGCCAAAGGATTCAAAGGTTTGTCGCTCAAATCAATCAAATGCCTTTAAAGGTCATTGATAGGTTGTGTTGTTCTTTGTAAATCTTTAATAGATTGTATATATATCAAATTATATTAACATTCCAATAAAAATAATTATCTAACGGAGGATGATACCATGGAAGTTAAAACCGATTTGCTGGAAAAAGGTGCAATTATACAGCGTGATAAAGAAACATATGCTATTGCTCCCCATATTCCCGGTGGAATTATTCTTGATCCTTCAATCCTGCGTAAAATTGCGGATGTGGCAGAAAAATACGCGGCCAAAGCGCTGAAAGTAACTTCGGCGCAACGCATCGCAATCGTTGGCATTCCGGAAGACAAAATCGACAGCGCCTGGGATGATCTGGGAATGGATAAAGGTGCTGCCGTAGGTCTTTGTGTTCGCAGCATAAAAATATGTCCGGCTGCACATTTTTGTAAGCGTGCTCAGCAAGACGGCGTGACTTTAGGTCTAGCACTCGATAAGATTTATCATGGAATGGAGCTCCCAGGCAAACTTAAAATAGGAGTCAGCGGCTGTACAAATTCTTGCGCCGAATCAGCCCTAAAAGATGTTGGCCTTATTGGCACTCCCAAAGGCTATAGAGTATACATCGGCGGTAGCGCTGGTTCCAGGCCGAGAATTGCCGATTTATTGACGGAACAAGTAGTGCAGGAAGACGTTTTGCCCCTGGTTGCAAAAATAATTGATTATTATAAAGCCAATGCCCGTAAACATGAAAGAATAGGTATGATGATCGACCGTCTTGGTTTCGATACGGTTAAAGAAGAAATTCTAAGATAAACTAAAAACGTCCGGTATCGGCCGGACGTTTTAGCTTGTCCGGGGTGGAAATTTTATTTGTTTAGCAGTATACTTTTTTTAATAGGTTATTGAGAGGAGGCGGGGGAAATAGCTGCAAGTAATCGACAGGACGTGGCGCGGGTGTTGAAAATTATAAATGAGCTCGCTTTACTAAGCGAAGGAAGAAATGGCATTTGCCGTTTGGCGTTTAGCGAGGCTGACCTCAAGGCACGGCAATACATGATGAATATCATGAAAGAAAGCGGATTTGCCGTACGGCTGGATCCTATCGGCAATATTATCGCCCGTTATGAAAGCGGTACGGTAGAAGAAGGCGCACCGGCAGTGGTTACCGGTTCTCACCTGGATACAGTTCCCGAAGGCGGTAAATATGACGGTGTTTTGGGTGTTGCCGTTGCTTGGTCCGCCGTGCAGCGATTAAAAGAAAAGCAACTGCCACTGAGTCATCCTGTGGAAGTGGTTGTTTTCGCCGCTGAAGAATCAAGCCGATTTAATTTTGCCACAATGGGTAGTAAAGCCATGGCCGGAATGGCAAATATTCACGCTTGGTCTAAGGCGAAGGATCAGAATGGGATAAGTTTTTCCGATGCTTTGACGACTGCGGGATTAACTTTAAGTGATGTACCGGGTGCGACCCGTTCCAAGAAAGATATAAAAGCATTCGTCGAACTGCATATTGAACAGGGACGCATTTTGGAACAAGAACATTGTGTTATTGGTATAGTTGAATCTATTGCTGCGCCAACCCGCCTCAAAATAACTGTGGAAGGTACCGCTGCCCATGCCGGAACAACTCCAATAGAAGACCGGCAAGATGCCTTGGTTAGTGCTGCTATGATCATTCTGGCCGTAAGGAATATTGCTGCGGAACAATCGTACGAAGGCACAGTAGCTACAGTAGGAGCTATTAAGGCATCCCCGGGTGTTATCAATGTAATTCCCGGTAAAGTGGAGATGTGGGTAGACATAAGAGGGACACGGCAGGAAAATGTTATCGAAGTACTGCAGGAGATCAAAGATGCGATTAGTACAATTGCCGATGACCAGGATACTCCTGTTTCCATTGAGGTAATATCGTCAGAAAAACCGGCCCAGATGGATGAAGGAATAAATGAATTGGTTAAGGCTGTATGCCGGGATCTAAATATACCTTATACCCGGGTTGACAGCCGGGCCGGGCATGACGCAATGAATATGGCTCATATTGCTCCCACGGCGTTGATCTTCCTTCCCTGCCATGAAGGCATTAGTCATAATCCGGAGGAATTTGTCGCTACCGAGCATATTTCAATAGGAATTGATGTTTTAACAGAGACTATTTACCGAATAGCAAAATAAACTGGCAGGTGCATTGTGTGAAAATCGATGTATGTTTCTCAATTAATGAGTATACTCAACCGAGGTACTTAGGTTACAGTGCAGTCGTTATTGATGTGTTGAGAGCAACCACATCGATAGCAACGGCACTTCATAACGGATGTATGCGATTGATACCCGTCGAAACAGTTGAGCAGGCAATAAAATTAAAACATGATAGATATCAGGACGCCCTTTTAGCTGGTGAACGCAAGGGACAATTGATACCTGGATTCAATCTCGGTAATTCGCCGTATGAATATACAAAAGAAGTTGTACTGGACAAAACCATTATTATGACGACTACAAACGGTACACTAGCCCTAAGTAAAGCTCGCAATGCAGAAAAGGTATTTACCGCTTCTTTTGTTAATGCAGATGCGGTTGCGCGAAAACTGTATGAAGAAAGCCGGGATATTGTTGTTTTATGTGCGGGCACAGAAGGGCGTTTCTCTCTAGAAGATGCTTTATGTGCCGGACTTTTAGCGGAACGGCTAACCGACAGGGCTTGGCTTAGTGACTCGGCAATGGCCGCTCAAGCCATGTACCGTGATTTCCGTTGTGATTTAGTTAAGAAAATTTCGGCTTCCTCCCATGCCCAATATCTATTCAGTATTGGTTACGGCGACGACGTGGCTTTTTCCATGGAGCACGACGCCTATTCTGTCGTTCCTCAATTTAGGGAAGGTCAGATTACTGCCTAGGTTTATTTTACCAGTCATCAAGTTTTAGTTGGGCTAACATTGTGTATAAGTGTAATGAAAAGGTTCGACTAACCTCCTGTTAGCGTTTGGAGGTTAGTTTTCTTTATATTACCTCTATAGTTTATGTAAAGTATATGATAAAATATCCTCGAACATCTAATCTATTACCCGAAAGGAGTAAATACTAAGCATGAAAAAAATGGCCGCGATGATGTTAATAGTTTTTGCAGTTCCGTTATTTTTCCCGGCAATGCCCCGGGCTGAAGCCGCATTGTTGGATGACAAGCTAACTCAGAGGATGGCGCAAAATCCTACTGTTTCTCAAGTTCAATCGATAATTAACATTACCAACAGTATTCAAAAAAGCGAGAAGCAGGATTTATGGAGTATATTGGTAAAGGCAGTGATGGAGCAATCCGGAAACGCCGAGGCAGTAAATGGAATTGCTTCGGCAGCGAATGATATAGTCACACTAAATGCCTCAATTCAGGATCCGAATATTCTCGGCAAAGTCAAGGTATTGGTACAAAATAAGGTGGAAGAACACGTCAAAGAAAGTCTGATTCCATATGAGGATAAACTTAACACTCTGGCCGAATTGATTAACGCCGGTAACGTCTTGTATTCCCCAAGCCATTCAAAACAATAACTTTCCAACCGGTGCTCCGCCTAGCTACGGACAGATATATTAATAATATATTAATTTTGTATTAAATTTTGTACATTGCCAAAGATTGACCGAACTAGGTAATTTATAGTATCATAATTATGATCATGTCGCCGAATCCTTGGGCAATAGGTACGGGGGAACCAATATATATTAGGGGTGAATCTGCCAATACAAATAGGGCAGAAGGGTTATTTCTCTTACTTCTCTTTGACCCTAACCCAACAGCTAACCTCGGAGGCGCAGTGTAAAGAGAGGGTGAGGCAATTGAAAATAGTGTGTCGGGCAGTAGTGCTGCTGTTCCTTCTGTCTAGCGGTACTTTCCCAATTGTTTTTGCATCGCCCGTTCTTTCATCAGGTGGTACCATAGATATTGGTTCCCGTGGTGACGAAGTACGGGTTGTACAAAAACTTCTTGCCGATGCCGGATTCTATGCCGGTGAAATTGATGGCATCTATGGATCGGGCACACAAAGAGCCGTAAAAGAATTCCAGCAGAGCAATGGCCTTACTGTGAGTGGAGTTGTGGATAAAGAAACAGTTCTTTATCTCGAACGGGCCGGGGGAGAACCGAGCCGATACAACAGGTCGTTGCTAATGAGGGCCTCTGCATACACGGCCAATGACCCTGGCTGCAGCGGATTTACCTACCGCGGTAACCAGTTACGCCGGGGACTGGTTGCAGTAGATCCAACAGTGATTCCTCTGGGTACCCGTTTATATATTAATGGCTACGGCTATGCAATTGCTGATGATATCGGCAGTTCTATCAAAGAGAACCGTATTGATTTATCATTTGACAGTCGGGCTGAAGCTTTTAGTTTCGGTGTCAGAAATGTAACTGTTTATATCTTGGATTAGCAGGCGTTGTGCCTGTTTATTTTTTTATTTATAATACTTTACTTACAGTATTGTCAGTATATAAACACATCGGCAGTATTATACTAACCCTGTATGAATTTGCTAGGACAACCTTCTAAGGAGCGTGTAAAGGGTGAATTTCATTTCACAAGAAATGCTGCCGTTAGTATTGGCGTTGATATCTGGTGTATTAATGGCGGTACAGGGATCTCTAAACAGCGCTTTAAGTAAGGTAATAGGGCTGTTAGAAGCCACATTCATGGTTCATATCACGGGGACAATTGTAGTTATGCTACTACTGTTCATTTTTAAAATGGGAAAAGGTAACCTATATGTCTGGCCTGATGCCCCCTGGTATTCTTGGCTAGGAGGCATAATTGGCGTAGGAATTATTTATCTGGTAGCCGCAAGCATCCCCAGTGTCGGTGTAGCCAATGCCACAACGGCCATAATCGTCGGACAAGTTCTAACGGCGATTATAATCGATCATTTTGGTGGTTTCGGACTAGAACGTATTACGTGCAGTCCCAAGCAAATTTTAGGGCTTGTGTTACTTGCTACAGGAGCGAAGTTTTTGCTTAAGTGAACAGAAAAGTGTACAGTGCCGCGGCATGGTAATGTATACTTTTTTTATTTTTTACAGGCAAAAGTGTTAACAAAAAAAAGATAATGCGGTATACTTAACATTAGAATTTTTTGGTATCATTTGTAGAATTATTTATTTTTTATATTTAAGGAGGCAAAGCATGGATTTTAACTTTACTCCCGATCAAATGGCATTGCAAAAAATGGTTAGAGATTTTGTGGCAAAGGAAATTACTCCGAAAGCTTTGGAAATGGATAAAGAGGGCGAAGTGCCGCCGGAACTGTGGACCAAACTTGATGAAGCAGGACTGCTGAACCTGACTGTGCCGGCAGAATATGACGGACCCGGGCTTGACGCCCTATCAATTGCTCTCATCTATGAAGAGTTGGGTAAAGGTTGTGCCGGTATTGCGACAACTACCGCTGCCAATGCTTTGGCTTCCTACCCGCTAGTTCTCCTGGGAACTGATGAGCAGAAGAAAAAAGTTTTTGATGTGCTTAATGATGGCAAATTGGCCGCTTTTGCATTGACGGAACCGGGGGCGGGATCAGATGCCGGAGCTGTTGCGACTTCAGCTGTAAAAGACGGCGATTATTACATATTAAACGGAACTAAATGTTTTATAACCAACGGCGGTATTGCCGACATATATATTATCTTTGCCAATACCCGGAAAAGTGCAGGCATTCGGGGTTTGACCGCGTTTATTATTGACCGTGATACTCCCGGATTCTCCGTAGGTAAAGAAGAAGAAAAAATGGGCATCCGGGCATCCAACACTTGTGAACTCATCCTGGACAATGTGCGCATACCTGCATCCAACCGGATCGGTAAAGAAGGCGAAGGCTTCAAAATTGCCATGAAAACACTTGATGCCGCTCGACCGTTTGTAGGCGCTGTGTCAGTAGGGCTATCGCAAACAGCTCTGGATCTGGCAGTGAAATATTCAAAGGAACGCGTACAATTCGATAAACCGATTGCCTCCTTTCAGTTAGTACAAGCGATGATCGCCGATATGGCTATGGCCGTAGAAGCTGCCCGTCTACTTGTCTACAAAGCTTGCTGGCTGAAAGATCAAGGACTTCCTTACTCGAAAGAATCTGCTATGGCTAAATGTTTTGCCGCCGATACGGCGATGAAAGTAACCACCGATGCCGTACAAGTATTAGGCGGATATGGTTATTCCAAAGAATACCCGGCTGAGAAATATATGCGCGACGCCAAGATCATGCAAATTTATGAAGGCACAAACCAAATCCAGCGACTGGTTATTGCTAATAATATATTATACTAACATGTCCATTTATGTTCCTTAATATCGGTTTGACTCTTGACAATTAATTGGCGGCATAATATAATACGTTATGTGTTAAGGGACTATAGCTCAGTTGGTTAGAGTACTACGTTGACATCGTAGGGGTCACTGGTTCGAGTCCAGTTAGTCCCACCATTGAAATTTAAAGCTTTTGGGTGACCGAAAGCTTTTTTATTTTACACAAATCAGCAGGGATTTCATGCAAAAACAAGAATAATATTTATGCTATAAAATATTTATACTTGATAGGAATGTAATCTAATGCGTAAATCAATTGCAATATCGGTTTGTCTAATCCTTGTTTTTTTAGTTTTGCAAGCAACTCCCCGATCCACTTACGCGGATTTAACGACTATTAGCAAAGTCCGCCTTAGTTGGAAGCCAGTGCCGGATGCGGTCATGTATGAGTTTGTCATTACCAAGAATCCGGCCAAATCAAAGAGAGAACCGGTAGAAGAAGATATTGTTTTTAAAAAGGTCGACATTTATGCCCCCGGATATGAGGTGGATGTCAGACCCTACGCCGATGATTTAAACGGGCTATGGTGGCAAGTACGCGCGCTGAACCTTGATTATCAAGCAATATCGCAATTTACTCCTCCCCAAAAAGTAACGGAGGGTGAGCTTGATCCGCTATCGCCACTGCCGACTGCCGATCTTGCTGCACGGGCTTTTGTACCTTTATATCCTTCCTACTCCTGGATTCCGGTTCTTCATGCTGCTTCTTATGAAGTACAAATATTGTCGCAGCCACTAGCCCCGGAAAACATGAACACCCAAGGTATACTTGAGAGGAGTTATGCCATAACCGGTGGTACTTTGTTTGATTGCTACGATACACATAGCTACAATCAGGCAGGGACATGGTGGTGGCGGGTCGGCGCCAGAGATGTTGAAGGCAGATTAATCGGCTTATGGTCTGAAGCCTTACCGTTTAGTGTCCGCCTCACCGGAACTGACGTTGCCGCCTTTGGGGATAGTGTCACCCACGGGGGAGGGGCAGTTTCCAATCCGCCATGTGATCCGGCTTACGATTGGACAACCTATGTAGGTTTTCCCATGCGTAATTTAGGGTGTAGCGGTGATACCACATGGTCTATGCTCCAGCGATTTGACGCGGA
This window of the Methylomusa anaerophila genome carries:
- a CDS encoding acyl-CoA dehydrogenase family protein, with the protein product MDFNFTPDQMALQKMVRDFVAKEITPKALEMDKEGEVPPELWTKLDEAGLLNLTVPAEYDGPGLDALSIALIYEELGKGCAGIATTTAANALASYPLVLLGTDEQKKKVFDVLNDGKLAAFALTEPGAGSDAGAVATSAVKDGDYYILNGTKCFITNGGIADIYIIFANTRKSAGIRGLTAFIIDRDTPGFSVGKEEEKMGIRASNTCELILDNVRIPASNRIGKEGEGFKIAMKTLDAARPFVGAVSVGLSQTALDLAVKYSKERVQFDKPIASFQLVQAMIADMAMAVEAARLLVYKACWLKDQGLPYSKESAMAKCFAADTAMKVTTDAVQVLGGYGYSKEYPAEKYMRDAKIMQIYEGTNQIQRLVIANNILY
- a CDS encoding ferritin family protein, with protein sequence MEKNTCDSNRLFSDLEGLRISMDIEARGRDFYKQAYERAEKKEHKELFLLLMNDEIHHLEKFTRLYNQFKENKAAYNDEYLFDADISRYLTVLAEAHIFPQDKSKNVLPELKSMADILKSAIQDEKDSILFYDALSKCAKFEEAKQVFNVLKAEEQTHVVKLREMFDGWA
- a CDS encoding type I glutamate--ammonia ligase: MVKDLLYVIPAGKYGKEDLVNLLKNHPEIKFVSLVGIDLAGNDTDEKIPIQLFLKNVDDFFAGSAVQTDGSSVVLTGVATLNNAKVDMIADPNVNWPVDYNYELTDEETGKPVGTLRIPSFLVHNGVRVDSRSILAQSLEYIKSELLSLFKRNTKIAGIEHVSADEIEDVVFTSATELEFWVKTPANKAEVEELSASQVMQEQYWQRTRGNVRTAMEQAILMLAKYGLEPEMGHKEVGGVKAKIDEAGHLSHVMEQLEIDWKFANAIQAADNELQARIIIKEAFRSNGLDVTFKAKPIIGIAGNGEHTHVGIAAKLKSGKIINLFSPADMSKYFLSAIGYGAIMGLLKNYEVVNPFISSTNDSLNRLKPGFEAPVCIVTSLGHDPAVPSRNRTILAGLVRDVASPLATRFEVRAPNPYTNTYIALTTIYLSMFDGIKACIEAGKSVEELDAELSKDAGTAGFYLEKDRAYRSEHDVFEDYTAETRDRLFSKPPATVWENMNNLKKYPEKVKVITAGNVLRPELVEAFVAGALIRWKTELLNRIIPENLSIVTDACRLHDTEATDLDLHNWEKINSLRVYLAKDSVAQKSIFTQIRDAISTGDFDTASKLQIEMTDKIDELKALYLQYRKNMIHICN
- a CDS encoding peptidoglycan-binding protein, with protein sequence MCRAVVLLFLLSSGTFPIVFASPVLSSGGTIDIGSRGDEVRVVQKLLADAGFYAGEIDGIYGSGTQRAVKEFQQSNGLTVSGVVDKETVLYLERAGGEPSRYNRSLLMRASAYTANDPGCSGFTYRGNQLRRGLVAVDPTVIPLGTRLYINGYGYAIADDIGSSIKENRIDLSFDSRAEAFSFGVRNVTVYILD
- a CDS encoding GDSL-type esterase/lipase family protein; its protein translation is MQATPRSTYADLTTISKVRLSWKPVPDAVMYEFVITKNPAKSKREPVEEDIVFKKVDIYAPGYEVDVRPYADDLNGLWWQVRALNLDYQAISQFTPPQKVTEGELDPLSPLPTADLAARAFVPLYPSYSWIPVLHAASYEVQILSQPLAPENMNTQGILERSYAITGGTLFDCYDTHSYNQAGTWWWRVGARDVEGRLIGLWSEALPFSVRLTGTDVAAFGDSVTHGGGAVSNPPCDPAYDWTTYVGFPMRNLGCSGDTTWSMLQRFDADVLPFSPKVLVISGGVNDIRGGTPAAEVIDNLAAMREKCQQNGIFPVFVTLTPVNPTGIERIFQEKTSPDWQKEWTAVNMWVRSQNSYVDVSPSFIDLNVFMPSSLSTDGLHPDTKGKKIIGEAVGKFLEQRFSGYFDSVN
- a CDS encoding Zn-dependent hydrolase — protein: MARVLKIINELALLSEGRNGICRLAFSEADLKARQYMMNIMKESGFAVRLDPIGNIIARYESGTVEEGAPAVVTGSHLDTVPEGGKYDGVLGVAVAWSAVQRLKEKQLPLSHPVEVVVFAAEESSRFNFATMGSKAMAGMANIHAWSKAKDQNGISFSDALTTAGLTLSDVPGATRSKKDIKAFVELHIEQGRILEQEHCVIGIVESIAAPTRLKITVEGTAAHAGTTPIEDRQDALVSAAMIILAVRNIAAEQSYEGTVATVGAIKASPGVINVIPGKVEMWVDIRGTRQENVIEVLQEIKDAISTIADDQDTPVSIEVISSEKPAQMDEGINELVKAVCRDLNIPYTRVDSRAGHDAMNMAHIAPTALIFLPCHEGISHNPEEFVATEHISIGIDVLTETIYRIAK
- a CDS encoding IS630 family transposase (programmed frameshift); this encodes MESLDNRLIAVNHAMKNCKNRRLFERYQTIKLYLEGYDVPQIAKITGRCLKTVYNFLNAYQTGGLKALAMNFSPGRPSFLTKEQKQEILDVLIHKRPEDVGFPAEMNWTGPILREWIIRTFNVEYSRSGTNVLLHELGFTCTRPTYTLAHADPIQQEEFKKNGKPLRADLLHDKVDRILFQDESMIRDYQAIARTWFPKGQQRIIPTYGKHQGIKLLGTLDYESGEIFVIESDRYDAEVFLSFLQQILLKYPGERIVIILDNARIHHANLLQPFLKSNKDRLTLVFLPPYSPNLNLIEEFWGWLKHSCIYNVFYHSTNEIRQRIQRFVAQINQMPLKVIDRLCCSL
- a CDS encoding 2-phosphosulfolactate phosphatase; amino-acid sequence: MKIDVCFSINEYTQPRYLGYSAVVIDVLRATTSIATALHNGCMRLIPVETVEQAIKLKHDRYQDALLAGERKGQLIPGFNLGNSPYEYTKEVVLDKTIIMTTTNGTLALSKARNAEKVFTASFVNADAVARKLYEESRDIVVLCAGTEGRFSLEDALCAGLLAERLTDRAWLSDSAMAAQAMYRDFRCDLVKKISASSHAQYLFSIGYGDDVAFSMEHDAYSVVPQFREGQITA
- a CDS encoding nitrite/sulfite reductase domain-containing protein; translated protein: MEVKTDLLEKGAIIQRDKETYAIAPHIPGGIILDPSILRKIADVAEKYAAKALKVTSAQRIAIVGIPEDKIDSAWDDLGMDKGAAVGLCVRSIKICPAAHFCKRAQQDGVTLGLALDKIYHGMELPGKLKIGVSGCTNSCAESALKDVGLIGTPKGYRVYIGGSAGSRPRIADLLTEQVVQEDVLPLVAKIIDYYKANARKHERIGMMIDRLGFDTVKEEILR
- a CDS encoding DMT family transporter translates to MNFISQEMLPLVLALISGVLMAVQGSLNSALSKVIGLLEATFMVHITGTIVVMLLLFIFKMGKGNLYVWPDAPWYSWLGGIIGVGIIYLVAASIPSVGVANATTAIIVGQVLTAIIIDHFGGFGLERITCSPKQILGLVLLATGAKFLLK